From a region of the Candida albicans SC5314 chromosome 1, complete sequence genome:
- a CDS encoding uncharacterized protein (Ortholog of C. dubliniensis CD36 : Cd36_02950, C. parapsilosis CDC317 : CPAR2_108520, Candida tenuis NRRL Y-1498 : CANTEDRAFT_100285 and Debaryomyces hansenii CBS767 : DEHA2G15774g): MSQLLYKYFLQKTNLDHLVTFGDANHDPYFEEIPENELHFYQRKGARRRRKLPEFIPKHDLKILNSVKNRAYHLDLSLNLCGLRIGWAGVIGLIPWIGDIIAFYFALQLVRKARTIDGGLPKGLEAEMMANVMFDFGIGLIPIVGDFINVLYKCNSRNFILLEKYLVKKYNTVANPLPPSNPVVTETPINNSLNPPSNPSGRKTPTANISNRPPNPPPRDL, translated from the exons ATGTCACAATTGTTATACAAATATTTCTTACAAAAA ACAAACCTAGATCATTTAGTTACATTTGGAGATGCTAACCATGATCCTTATTTTGAAGAGATCCCGGAAAACGAATTACATTTCTATCAACGGAAAGGAGCTAGAAGGAGAAGAAAATTGCCTGAATTCATTCCCAAGCACGAtttaaagattttgaaCAGTGTCAAAAACAGAGCTTATCATTTAGACTTACTGTTGAATTTGTGTGGATTAAGAATTGGTTGGGCTGGGGTCATTGGGTTGATTCCTTGGATAGGTGATATTATTGCCTTTTATTTTGCATTGCAATTAGTTAGAAAGGCTAGAACTATAGATGGAGGGTTACCAAAAGGGTTGGAAGCAGAAATGATGGCGAATGTcatgtttgattttggtattggattaattccaattgttgGTGACTTTATCAACGTCTTATATAAGTGtaattcaagaaatttcaTATTGTTGGAGAAGTATTTGGTCAAGAAGTATAATACTGTTGCAAATCCGCTTCCTCCGTCTAACCCTGTTGTTACAGAAACTCccattaataattctttaaaCCCTCCGTCGAATCCATCTGGTAGGAAGACGCCGACAGCCAATATTTCGAATCGCCCACCTAACCCGCCTCCTAGagatttataa
- a CDS encoding uncharacterized protein (Ortholog(s) have fungal-type vacuole localization): MKLSKLLQLAVFSSLVTSKNIFDLESLKQGLQDEETVNNDKREPVNLLYLDRFKMGVSDEAKGNAKFKRDPKNVIDPASLKEGSAEEEQKDKREPKNLFNLQALHEGLKDEETKSKREAKNLPNLEALEEALKGGSLPKKDAKNLIDLVALKQSLEKEAAKRDAKNIPDLEALKTGIEEEEGQVAKRDAKNVINLSNFIETPSKREGKNLFDLTKFQQSGQPIKKRDQKILKQEKSLFVLNSVDCFNNLLQSILPQLSSISIFSSYIRQFASIDARTANPQKVMLIVAPDNDSLETKLSDLKPWEFPEQITPEQSEQEQDKTLKNNLLHFLNGHLINNFEENLVIDKSSTDAVTIISKLNNGKFLKIKQDQLSQKFSIRLLDSENWIDVETIKQVENGFVLIINDSLVKP, encoded by the coding sequence ATGAAGCTTTCAAAACTATTACAACTAGCagttttttcaagtttggTCACTTCGAAAaacatttttgatttagaaTCTTTGAAGCAAGGTTTACAAGACGAAGAAACAGTAAACAACGATAAACGGGAGCCAGTTAACCTACTTTATTTAGATAGATTCAAAATGGGGGTTTCAGATGAGGCAAAAGGCAATGCAAAATTTAAAAGAGATCCAAAGAACGTTATTGATCCAGCTAGCTTAAAAGAAGGTTcagcagaagaagaacaaaaagatAAGAGGgaaccaaaaaatttattcaacTTGCAAGCTTTGCATGAAGGTTTAAAAGATGAGGAAACTAAGAGCAAGAGAGAGGCTAAAAACTTACCAAATTTGGAAGCATTAGAAGAGGCCTTGAAAGGTGGAAGTTTACCTAAAAAAGATGCAAAGAATTTAATCGATTTAGTAGCTTTGAAGCAAAGTTTAGAAAAGGAAGCTGCTAAAAGAGATGCTAAAAATATACCAGACTTGGAAGCTTTAAAGACAGGTAttgaagaggaagaaggGCAAGTAGCCAAGAGGGATGCTAAAAACGTTATTAATTTGAGTAACTTCATTGAAACCCCATCTAAAAGAGAGGGTAAGAacttgtttgatttgaccaaatttcaacaatcGGGACAaccaataaagaaaagagaccaaaaaatattgaaacaaGAGAAGtcattatttgttttgaattcGGTTGACTGTTTTAACAATCTTTTACAATCGATTTTGCCACAATTATCATCCATCTcgattttttcaagttaCATTCGCCAGTTTGCAAGCATTGATGCAAGAACTGCCAACCCTCAAAAAGTAATGTTAATTGTTGCCCCTGATAATGATTCTTTGGAAACCAAGTTATCTGATTTAAAACCATGGGAGTTCCCAGAGCAGATCACTCCCGAACAATCCGAACAAGAACAGGATAAAACgttaaaaaataatttattacattttttgaatggtcatttgatcaataactttgaagaaaatcttgttattgataaaaGTTCAACTGACGCAGTCACAATTATTTCTAAGCTAAATAACgggaaatttttaaaaattaaacagGACCAATTAAGTCAGAAGTTTTCTATTCGTTTGCTTGATAGTGAAAATTGGATTGACGTTGAAACTATCAAACAAGTAGAAAATGGATTTgtgttaataataaacGATTCCTTGGTCAAACCTTGA
- a CDS encoding uncharacterized protein (Putative lipid-binding protein with a predicted role in calcium-dependent phospholipid-binding): MSNSRSEEQKKNKPREGESGSIANKGDIDDFNKKVNSDINNKTTGVNGSTNKPKPPTQAPPEAPKKKVSIRDNTTFSWKNIGGWDVEDNSDKKALLKNTKKVEGYIIDHFYGDWYWNCALIIGTCFFSWFFARLGGGILSLGLVLLFTNSVYRSEMRRFNRNIRDDLTRVKADNRLVNELETMEWMNSFLDKFWVIYMPALSETVMFQANEILKDQAPGFGIDALSLDEFTLGSKAPRVDSIKSYSKTGQDLIEMDWAFSFAPNDTDDMTKNEIKRKIDPKVALGVTVGKAFVSKTLPILVEDMSFTGRMKVRMRLSANFPHVKMVSVQFLEAPEIDYALKPVGGDTFGIDIMSFIPGLSKFVNTIIHATLRPMFYAPNWFDVDVEEIMAAQSNDSIGVVEVTVKRCRKLKTGNPTKPKSLNPYVQIKVTNNGKIDERTKTKKLVNDPVFMETKTILVNSLEGNFLNFNVYNLIEDKMDDQLIGNCEFGLGELLQEETIQGITKNIMEGGKVVGKIELDIKYFPTIQPTILEDGSKEVITDNEVGIMKLTLHEARDLDISKSVIGLLNPYAEIYVNNEKAKTCRRLRQTNEPGWNESFESLIKQQSETSIQVLVRDSVNSDIVANLEVNLQDVIFESQRGQHWFTCPPISKNGPAPKIRLTTSWKPLAIDEATSEKVVRNAPIGGMRLHLRGAKGLKNLESVGYVDPYVRVMLNGKLRAKTVTFAETVNPQWNSVYFLPVANEHQHYLLQIMDAEPEGKDRSLGTAAINVADILRKNEEGYYLGYDGSDEIIEQPVLFNTKEAGSIFYSVSFFPAIPTYSLSQLHNFETYQKELKEQEEREKERYARDEKMFKENPDEFEWIEIENEQMKVPPKVELKLQDAIKYRAGNMIVHLKGGQFEKPDVYVHTLFDEHAYPSGISPISEGKKLTTASVGETFIRDLPNSNLIFRVAKVAEVTKSSEVIVEKMYNTLDIYEKSFEKPIKLNLGNRNTIEVQLEFIPSTVKLAPLDTILDVGKIKLEIIGGENLRSVDSNGKSDPLCTVNLDGVEIYKTDKKRKTLDPIWNESVEFPMISRSRQVLLVEVYDWDYTHDDELLGVANIDLSNIPALTTTPFSVDLDTQGKVNLRATFFPEYIRPPLDAKSAIPIDLGAVSDVGMKAVGGAASLATGAVGGGIGAASDQLNKGAGFLKSFKSKRGRNSKDKNNNDDSSSLAPSAISQSKSSVSDDGGHNLKPDIPEEEKELREEQGEEIESIQAAPNIREQDLPKPQQPFVPHGNVRGHQRNVSNATDVSSFAASIHGADALPGRLTIVEARNFKAGDNLEVKASLKTSTKDKSLFKTRGTKFDNVSDSYKWGESVPFKSSPSGNIILQLREHHTFGKSVVLGEATLNLENYVNVSENITLPVGSGELIVNVKYFT; encoded by the exons ATGAGTAATAGTCGA TCTGAggaacaaaagaagaacaagCCAAGAGAGGGCGAGTCTGGTTCAATCGCCAACAAAGGTGATATTGACGACTTTAACAAAAAAGTTAATTCTGatataaacaacaaaaccaCTGGTGTCAATGGATCCAcaaataaaccaaaaccacCCACACAGGCACCACCAGAAGCTCCTAAGAAGAAAGTCAGTATTAGGGACAACACTACATTTTCTTGGAAAAACATTGGTGGTTGGGATGTTGAAGACAATAGTGATAAAAAggcattattgaaaaataccaaaaagGTCGAAGGATATATTATTGATCATTTCTATGGTGACTGGTATTGGAATTGTGCTCTTATCATTGGTActtgtttcttttcctgGTTTTTTGCTAGACTTGGAGGTGGTATTTTATCACTTGGATTGGTGTTATTGTTTACTAATTCAGTTTATCGCTCGGAGATGAGAAGATTCAACCGTAACATCAGAGATGATTTGACTAGAGTAAAAGCTGACAATCGTTTGGTAAACGAATTGGAAACTATGGAATGGATGAACTCTTTTTTGGACAAATTTTGGGTTATTTATATGCCGGCTTTGTCTGAAACTGTTATGTTTCAAGCTAACGAAATATTGAAGGATCAGGCACCAGGTTTTGGTATTGATGCTTTATCGTTGGACGAGTTCACCTTGGGGTCCAAAGCTCCAAGAGTTGATTCTATTAAGTCATACAGTAAGACTGGCCAggatttgattgaaatggATTGGGCTTTTTCATTTGCTCCCAATGATACTGATGATATGACCAAAAAcgaaatcaaaagaaaaattgaccCAAAGGTTGCTCTTGGTGTGACTGTTGGTAAAGCCTTTGTTTCGAAAACTTTGCCTATTTTAGTGGAAGATATGTCGTTCACTGGTAGAATGAAAGTAAGAATGAGACTTTCCGCAAACTTCCCACATGTCAAGATGGTTTCTGTCCAGTTTTTAGAAGCCccagaaattgattatgcCTTAAAACCAGTCGGTGGTGACACCTTCGGTATTGATATCATGTCGTTTATTCCTGGTTTGTCCAAGTTTGTGAACACTATCATTCACGCTACTTTGAGACCAATGTTTTACGCACCCAACTGGTTTGACGTTGACGTAGAAGAGATTATGGCTGCACAATCCAATGATTCCATTGGTGTTGTCGAAGTTACCGTTAAACGCTGcagaaaattgaaaactggTAATCCGACAAAACCAAAGAGTCTTAACCCATACGTTCAAATCAAAGTTACCAACAATGGGAAAATCGAtgaaagaacaaaaactaAGAAATTGGTCAATGACCCAGTATTTATGGAGACAAAAACCATTTTAGTTAACCTGTTGGAAGGgaatttcttgaattttAACGTATACAATCTTATTGAAGATAAAATGGACGACCAGTTGATTGGGAATTGTGAATTTGGTTTGGGTGAATTGTTGCAAGAAGAAACCATTCAAGGCATCACAAAGAATATCATGGAAGGTGGGAAAGTTGTTGGTAAGATCGAATTGGATATCAAGTATTTCCCAACTATACAACCAACGATTTTGGAAGACGGTTCAAAAGAAGTCATTACAGATAATGAAGTTGGTATCATGAAATTAACTTTACACGAAGCTAGGGATTTGGATATTTCCAAGTCAGTTATTGGTTTATTGAACCCATATGCCGAAATTTACGTCAACAACGAAAAGGCTAAAACTTGTCGTAGATTAAGACAAACTAACGAGCCTGGCTGGAATGAGTCGTTTGAAAGTTTGATTAAACAACAATCTGAAACATCTATTCAAGTGTTGGTGAGAGATTCTGTCAATTCTGATATTGTTGCCAATTTGGAGGTTAATTTACAAGATGTTATTTTTGAATCGCAAAGAGGACAGCATTGGTTTACTTGTCCACCAATTTCTAAGAATGGCCCTGCTCCAAAAATTAGACTTACTACAAGCTGGAAACCATTGGCCATCGATGAGGCCACAAGCGAAAAAGTTGTTCGTAATGCTCCAATTGGTGGTATGAGATTACATTTGAGAGGGGCTAAAGGTCTCAAGAATTTGGAATCTGTTGGATATGTTGACCCATACGTTAGGGTAATGTTGAATGGTAAGTTAAGAGCCAAGACCGTTACATTTGCAGAAACTGTCAATCCTCAATGGAACagtgtttattttttaccAGTTGCCAATGAACATCAACATTACTTGCTTCAAATTATGGATGCTGAACCTGAAGGAAAAGATAGATCATTAGGTACTGCTGCAATTAATGTTGCCGACATTTTGagaaaaaatgaagaagGATATTATTTGGGATATGACGGATCCGATGAAATCATCGAACAGCCCGTATTATTTAATACTAAGGAAGCTGGTTCTATTTTCTACTCTGTCTCATTCTTTCCTGCTATTCCAACTTACTCTTTGTCTCAATTGCACAACTTCGAAACCTACCAAAAAGAGTTGAaggaacaagaagaaagagaaaaggAAAGATATGCTAGAGACGAAAAGATGTTCAAGGAAAATCCcgatgaatttgaatggattgaaattgaaaacgAGCAGATGAAAGTACCACCAAAAGTTGAATTGAAGTTACAAGATGCTATCAAGTACAGGGCTGGTAATATGATTGTTCATTTGAAAGGTGGCCAATTTGAAAAGCCAGATGTTTATGTTCATACTTTGTTTGATGAACATGCATACCCTTCGGGTATATCCCCTATATCTGAAGGTAAAAAATTGACCACAGCCTCTGTGGGTGAGACATTTATTCGTGATTTACCAAAttctaatttgattttcagGGTTGCCAAAGTCGCTGAAGTTACTAAATCTAGTGAagttattgttgaaaaaatgtACAACACACTTGACATTTATGAAAaatcttttgaaaaaccaATCAAGTTGAATCTTGGCAACCGTAACACCATTGAAGTCCAATTGGAATTTATTCCTTCTACTGTCAAATTGGCACCATTGGATACTATTTTGGATGTTggtaaaattaaattggaGATTATTGGTGGTGAGAATTTGAGGTCGGTCGATTCAAATGGTAAGTCAGATCCATTGTGTACTGTGAATCTTGATGGTGTTGAAATTTACAAGACCGACAAGAAGAGAAAGACCTTAGATCCTATTTGGAATGAATCGGTTGAATTCCCAATGATATCCAGATCCAGACAAGTTTTATTGGTTGAAGTATATGATTGGGATTATACTCATGATGACGAGTTATTGGGTGTCGCAAATATAGATTTGTCTAATATTCCTGCCTTAACCACAACGCCTTTCTCGGTTGATTTAGATACTCAGGGTAAAGTCAATTTGAGAGCAACATTCTTCCCAGAATACATAAGACCACCTTTGGATGCGAAATCAGCAATTCCAATTGATCTTGGTGCAGTTTCTGATGTTGGTATGAAAGCTGTCGGAGGAGCAGCCAGCTTGGCTACTGGTGCAGTTGGAGGTGGTATTGGGGCTGCAAGTGACCAGTTGAATAAAGGTGCTGGGTTCCTTAAGAGTTTCAAAAGCAAAAGAGGCAGAAATAGTAAAGATAAGaacaataatgatgacTCGTCTTCGTTAGCACCAAGTGCTATAAGTCAATCTAAGAGTTCAGTGTCAGACGATGGTGGACATAATTTGAAACCAGATATTCCTGAAGAGGAAAAGGAATTGAGAGAAGAACAAGGTGAAGAAATTGAGAGTATACAAGCTGCTCCAAATATTCGTGAACAAGATTTACCTAAACCACAGCAACCATTTGTTCCTCACGGTAATGTAAGAGGCCATCAGAGAAATGTTAGTAATGCTACTGATGTGTCAAGTTTTGCAGCTAGTATTCACGGTGCCGACGCACTTCCAGGTAGATTGACCATTGTGGAAGCACGCAATTTCAAAGCTGGAGACAATTTAGAAGTGAAGGCTTCCTTGAAAACCTCAACTAAAGATAAACTGTTATTCAAGACAAGAGGTACCAAATTTGACAATGTTTCTGATTCGTACAAATGGGGAGAAAGTGTTCCTTTTAAAAGCTCACCTTCGGGAAATATCATTTTACAGTTGAGAGAGCATCATACTTTTGGTAAGAGCGTTGTTTTAGGAGAGGCAACtttaaatttggaaaactATGTTAACGTTAGTGAAAACATCACATTGCCAGTCGGATCAGGAGAGTTGATAGTGAATGTGAAGTATTTCACTTGA
- the COQ4 gene encoding ubiquinone biosynthesis protein (Protein with a putative role in coenzyme Q biosynthesis; transcriptionally induced by interaction with macrophage; Hap43p-repressed gene) produces the protein MLKSTVNNTRIKCGHIDQRRNYLFTTLAGTVLGSFLWSKNNVLASKMENGELHYHDPNLKFNKKLFNGKPPFERRTPDYPGHVPLYNFEKVLMFLGSSMGAFFHPEENKYIVALGESTAITPILQNLRHKMLSDPVGRTILREKPRMTSDSLNLTYLRSLPDNTIGKNYVNWLDKEHVSPDTRVAVRYIDNEELAYIYQRYRECHDFYHAITGLPIIIEGEIAVKVFEFANIGIPMSGLGALFAPLRLKSSQRQRLREIYYPWAIKNGLFSKPLINVYWEKILEKDVDEFRQEMGIQQPPDLRNMRKEYFAKKKLEKQLQGGK, from the coding sequence ATGTTGAAATCTACTGTCAATAATACTCGTATCAAGTGTGGACACATTgatcaaagaagaaattatttgttCACAACATTGGCTGGTACAGTTTTGGGCTCATTCTTATGGTCCAAAAACAATGTATTAGCTtcaaaaatggaaaatGGTGAATTACACTATCATGATCCTAACCTTAAATTCAATaagaaattgttcaatGGTAAACCACCATTTGAAAGACGTACTCCAGATTATCCTGGTCATGTACCATTATATAATTTCGAGAAAGTTTTGATGTTTTTAGGATCCAGTATGGGGGCATTTTTCCATccagaagaaaataaatatattgtgGCTCTTGGTGAAAGTACTGCCATCACACCTATTTTACAGAATTTACGCCACAAGATGCTATCAGATCCTGTGGGTAGAACCATATTAAGAGAGAAGCCACGGATGACGTCAGattcattgaatttgaCCTATTTGCGATCATTACCTGATAATACGATTGGGAAAAATTATGTCAATTGGTTAGACAAGGAGCATGTCAGTCCTGATACTAGGGTTGCAGTTAGATATATTGacaatgaagaattggctTATATATATCAACGATATCGTGAATGTCATGATTTTTATCATGCAATAACTGGGTTaccaattattattgagGGGGAAATTGCTGTTAAGGTATTCGAATTTGCTAATATTGGTATCCCTATGAGTGGGTTAGGAGCTTTATTTGCTCCCTTGCGATTGAAATCAAGTCAACGTCAACGATTAAGGGAAATATATTATCCGTGGGCAATCAAAAATGGATTGTTTAGTAAGCCATTGATCAATGTTTACTGGGAAAAAATTCTCGAGAAggatgttgatgaattcAGACAAGAGATGGGGATTCAACAACCTCCTGATTTAAGAAATATGAGAAAAGAGTATTTTGctaagaaaaaattggaaaagcAGTTGCAAGGTGGAAAGTAA
- the GGA2 gene encoding phosphatidylinositol 4-phosphate-binding protein (Protein involved in Golgi trafficking; rat catheter and Spider biofilm repressed), with protein sequence MSSSYSLDKINPKLLRRIYRACRPTNDEPNLALNLEICDYVNAKKGSAPRDAAIAVVKLISQRDPQTSELAIALLDNLVKNCGYPFHLQISRKEFLNELVKRFPERPPLRYTRVHRLILAQIEEWYQTICRTSKYKDDFGYIKDMHRLLSNKGYVFPEVKVEDVAVLNPNDNLKSLEELQQEESIVHSAKLQELIRRGRPQDLQEANKLMKIMAGFKDDNVKENKKQIKQDITRLTRKVEILGEMLTSIESQGGKIDDSSDEAIIELYSSVKSSQPIINKMIEQSSDHDDNEEDVNKLLALNESANNVINKFQLLKGGNVSEASKIKTGSASQELNLIDFDDAPEDVSASKEQGYTDLLSDLSNLTFSENNNATTASSSTNVNPLNLYGAGGSISLGGGSGFPTISNTPSIYQPTPSAAQGKQTSSSNFDLLADLNSPSPQLQSNTNSSSLDPFGLQFPATTPSQVTGQGEGYIRMIPINQTSNLKIEIGVKSSSANSLKGKILFSNLQTSTISNLKFLIAVPKSCKLELRPQTSDKIFGFNNHGIQQDFNIENPLSKQLKIKWKVEYQINGSANEETGVSVLE encoded by the coding sequence ATGTCGTCATCATATTCCTTGGATAAAATCAAtccaaaattattaagaaGGATTTATCGAGCATGCAGGCCAACCAATGATGAACCAAATTTGGCATTGAACTTAGAAATCTGTGATTATGTTAATGCGAAAAAGGGTTCGGCACCACGAGACGCTGCCATTGCTGTtgttaaattgatttctcAACGTGACCCACAAACCAGTGAATTGGCAATTGCGTTATTAGATAATTTAGTGAAAAACTGTGGTTATCCCTTTCATTTGCAAATTCTGAGAAAAGAGTTTCTCAATGAATTGGTTAAGAGGTTCCCTGAAAGGCCACCTTTGAGATATACCAGGGTACACCGGTTGATTTTGGCTCAGATCGAAGAGTGGTATCAGACCATTTGTCGCACTTCTAAGTACAAAGATGATTTTGGCTATATCAAAGATATGCATAGATTATTGTCTAACAAAGGATATGTGTTCCCAGAAGTTAAAGTTGAAGATGTTGCTGTGTTAAACcctaatgataatttgaaatcgTTGGAGGAATTGCAACAAGAAGAGTCAATTGTTCACTCTGCTAAATTGCAGGAGTTGATAAGAAGAGGCAGACCCCAAGATTTACAAGAAGCtaataaattgatgaagattatGGCCGGTTTCAAAGACGATAATgttaaagaaaacaaaaaacagaTCAAACAAGATATCACGAGATTAACTAGAAAAGTGGAGATTTTGGGAGAAATGTTAACTTCAATTGAAAGCCAAGGTGGCAAGATTGATGATTCGTCTGATGAAGCAATTATAGAATTATATTCCTCGGTAAAGAGTTCTCAACCcataatcaacaaaatgaTTGAACAAAGCAGTGATCATGACGATAATGAGGAAGATGTCAACAAATTATTAGCTTTGAATGAAAGTGCAAATAAtgttatcaacaaattccaGTTGTTAAAAGGTGGCAATGTTAGTGAAGCAAGTAAGATTAAGACAGGAAGTGCCTCgcaagaattgaatttgattgatttcgATGATGCACCAGAAGATGTTTCAGCTTCAAAAGAGCAAGGCTATACCGATTTATTGAGTGACTTGTCCAATTTGACCTTTTCAGAGAATAATAATGCAACCACTGCTTCCAGCAGTACCAATGTTAATCCCCTTAATTTATATGGTGCTGGTGGTTCAATTTCCTTAGGTGGCGGATCTGGATTCCCTACCATTTCAAACACCCCATCCATTTATCAACCAACTCCATCCGCTGCCCAAGGAAAACAAACTTCTTCATcgaattttgatttattggcAGATTTAAACTCCCCTTCACCTCAATTACAATCAAATACAAACTCATCATCGTTAGACCCATTTGGATTACAGTTCCCAGCAACTACACCAAGTCAAGTTACTGGACAAGGTGAAGGTTACATTAGAATGATTCCTATTAATCAAACATCAAACTTGAAAATCGAAATTGGTGTGAAGTCATCTTCAGCAAACTCATTGAAAGGGAAGATTTTATTTAGTAATTTACAAACTTCAACtatttccaatttgaaattcttgattGCTGTGCCTAAAAGCTGTAAATTGGAATTGCGTCCACAAACAAGCGACAAGATATTTGGATTTAATAACCACGGTATACAACAAGACTTTAACATTGAAAATCCTTTGagtaaacaattgaaaatcaaatggaAGGTTGAATATCAAATTAATGGTTCAGCAAATGAAGAAACTGGCGTCAGCGTTTTAGAATAG
- the RPL6 gene encoding 60S ribosomal protein eL6 (Ortholog of S. cerevisiae ribosomal subunit, Rpl6B; transposon mutation affects filamentous growth; translation-related genes are downregulated upon phagocytosis by murine macrophage; Hap43-induced; Spider biofilm repressed) translates to MSQVAPKWYQSEDVPAPKQTRKTARPQKLRASLVPGTVLILLAGRFRGKRVVYLKNLEDNTLLVSGPFKVNGVPLRRVNARYVIATSTKVNVSGVDVSKFNVEYFAREKSSKSKKSEAEFFNESQPKKEIKAERVADQKSVDAALLSEIKKTPLLKQYLAASFSLKNGDRPHLLKF, encoded by the exons ATGAGTCAAGTC GCTCCAAAGTGGTACCAATCAGAAGACGTTCCAGCTCCAAAACAAACCAGAAAGACTGCTCGTCCACAAAAATTACGTGCCTCTTTAGTCCCAGGTACcgttttaattttattggcCGGTAGATTCAGAGGTAAAAGAGTTGTTTACTTGAAGAACTTGGAAGACAACACCTTATTGGTTTCTGGTCCATTCAAAGTCAATGGTGTTCCATTGAGAAGAGTTAACGCTAGATACGTTATCGCCACCTCCACCAAAGTCAACGTTTCTGGTGTTGATGTTTCTAAATTCAACGTCGAATACTTTGCTAGAGAAAAATCTTCTAAATCTAAAAAATCCGAAGCTGAATTCTTCAATGAATCTCaaccaaagaaagaaatcaaaGCTGAAAGAGTTGCTGACCAAAAATCTGTCGATGCTGCTTTATTAagtgaaatcaaaaagaccccattattgaaacaataCTTGGCCGCCTCATTCTCTTTGAAGAACGGTGACAGACCACACTTgttaaaattttaa
- a CDS encoding uncharacterized protein (Ortholog(s) have role in endosome organization, regulation of protein localization and BLOC-1 complex localization): MSFDEGRNNSLDQVVSQDNTKDKDNHNDLLPQPSGQVSTSSPQKDNTPPSPTPSNDDPDPLELKKLSLNYDYLMYKIKDYINTLTEQTYQSILSKQYQINQEYLHDQLNLFDNYETIDEMLKTISQLEMEFLKLDQLEVFIEDFKQRLNVLEHEFDKL, encoded by the coding sequence ATGTCGTTTGATGAAGGTAGAAATAACTCACTAGATCAAGTTGTGTCTCAAGATAACACAAAAGACAAAGATAATCATAATGATCTACTACCACAACCATCTGGACAAGTCTCCACATCATCTCCACAAAAGGACAACACCCCGCCATCACCAACACCATCGAATGATGATCCAGATCCGTTGGAATTGAAGAAACTATCGCTAAATTACGACTACCTAATGTACAAAATTAAGGACTATATAAATACACTAACGGAGCAAACGTACCAATCAATACTATCTAAACAGTACCAGATCAACCAGGAATACTTACAcgatcaattgaatttatttgataattatgAGACTATCGATGAAATGTTGAAAACTATAAGTCAATTGGAAATGGAATTTTTAAAGTTGGATCAATTGGAAGTATTCATTGAAGATTTCAAACAGAGATTAAATGTTTTGGAACATGAATTTGACAAACTATAA